The following proteins are encoded in a genomic region of Maylandia zebra isolate NMK-2024a linkage group LG1, Mzebra_GT3a, whole genome shotgun sequence:
- the LOC101467396 gene encoding membrane progestin receptor gamma-B isoform X1 — translation MLSLIKLPRVFTINQVPKVFHEDGIITGYRHPRSSATDCILSLFQMTNETLNIWTHFLPTWYFLWKLVTVVLMQKAWQDSFTWPMVIFLFTCCIYPLASSCAHTFSTMSVRARHICFFFDYGSISFYSLGSAIVYSAYIFPDKWVNSSFHQSYITITVFNTVICTILACYSRLGLPFLQYNHDIIKRFPEYQSPKFSKCLRVVAFAYPYLFDNIPLFYRVFLCKGEGCTDNATNILHYYHITLAFLTAFLFATHLPERLAPGSFDFIGHSHQLFHVCAILGTHFQMQAMEQDMTIRRSWLVENSIPITFANSVGPALLCVVLNLVVIFLYSLPLLLGPVCKDKKYSRGPKKDKLCPHS, via the exons ATGCTCAGCCTCATCAAATTGCCACGAGTCTTCACCATCAATCAAGTGCCCAAA GTTTTCCATGAGGACGGCATTATTACTGGGTACCGGCACCCCCGGAGCTCAGCCACCGACTGCATCCTGAGCCTCTTCCAGATGACCAATGAGACGCTCAATATCTGGACCCATTTTCTGCCCACCTG GTACTTCCTATGGAAACTAGTAACGGTGGTGCTGATGCAGAAAGCGTGGCAGGACTCCTTCACCTGGCCCATGGTGATCTTCCTGTTCACCTGCTGCATTTATCCACTGGCGTCGAGCTGCGCTCACACCTTCAGCACCATGTCAGTGCGGGCACGCCACATCTGCTTCTTTTTTGACTATGGCTCTATCAGTTTCTACAGCCTGG GCTCAGCGATCGTCTATTCAGCTTACATTTTCCCCGACAAGTGGGTGAACAGCTCCTTCCACCAGTCCTACATCACCATCACTGTGTTCAACACCGTCATCTGCACCATCCTAGCATGCTACTCCAG GCTTGGCTTACCATTTCTACAGTATAATCACGACATCATTAAGAG atTCCCTGAGTACCAGAGTCCAAAGTTTAGCAAATGTCTTAGAGTCGTAGCCTTTGCCTACCCTTACCTGTTTGACAACATTCCTCTGTTCTACCGG GTGTTCCTGTGTAAAGGGGAGGGCTGTACAGATAACGCTACCAACATCCTCCACTACTACCACATCACCCTGGCTTTTCTCACTGCTTTTCTGTTTGCCACCCATTTACCCGAGCGCCTGGCACCCGGAAGCTTCGACTTCATAG GTCACAGCCATCAGCTTTTCCATGTGTGCGCCATCCTCGGCACCCACTTCCAGATGCAGGCCATGGAGCAGGACATGACGATACGCCGTTCCTGGCTCGTGGAAAACTCAATCCCCATCACATTTGCCAACTCAGTGGGTCCGGCGCTGCTTTGTGTGGTGTTGAATTTGGTTGTCATCTTCCTCTACAGCCTACCTCTCCTCTTGGGCCCAGTCTGCAAAGACAAGAAGTACAGTAGAGGACCAAAGAAAGACAAACTCTGCCCCCACAGCTGA
- the LOC101467396 gene encoding membrane progestin receptor gamma-B isoform X2 gives MLSLIKLPRVFTINQVPKVFHEDGIITGYRHPRSSATDCILSLFQMTNETLNIWTHFLPTWYFLWKLVTVVLMQKAWQDSFTWPMVIFLFTCCIYPLASSCAHTFSTMSVRARHICFFFDYGSISFYSLGSAIVYSAYIFPDKWVNSSFHQSYITITVFNTVICTILACYSRFPEYQSPKFSKCLRVVAFAYPYLFDNIPLFYRVFLCKGEGCTDNATNILHYYHITLAFLTAFLFATHLPERLAPGSFDFIGHSHQLFHVCAILGTHFQMQAMEQDMTIRRSWLVENSIPITFANSVGPALLCVVLNLVVIFLYSLPLLLGPVCKDKKYSRGPKKDKLCPHS, from the exons ATGCTCAGCCTCATCAAATTGCCACGAGTCTTCACCATCAATCAAGTGCCCAAA GTTTTCCATGAGGACGGCATTATTACTGGGTACCGGCACCCCCGGAGCTCAGCCACCGACTGCATCCTGAGCCTCTTCCAGATGACCAATGAGACGCTCAATATCTGGACCCATTTTCTGCCCACCTG GTACTTCCTATGGAAACTAGTAACGGTGGTGCTGATGCAGAAAGCGTGGCAGGACTCCTTCACCTGGCCCATGGTGATCTTCCTGTTCACCTGCTGCATTTATCCACTGGCGTCGAGCTGCGCTCACACCTTCAGCACCATGTCAGTGCGGGCACGCCACATCTGCTTCTTTTTTGACTATGGCTCTATCAGTTTCTACAGCCTGG GCTCAGCGATCGTCTATTCAGCTTACATTTTCCCCGACAAGTGGGTGAACAGCTCCTTCCACCAGTCCTACATCACCATCACTGTGTTCAACACCGTCATCTGCACCATCCTAGCATGCTACTCCAG atTCCCTGAGTACCAGAGTCCAAAGTTTAGCAAATGTCTTAGAGTCGTAGCCTTTGCCTACCCTTACCTGTTTGACAACATTCCTCTGTTCTACCGG GTGTTCCTGTGTAAAGGGGAGGGCTGTACAGATAACGCTACCAACATCCTCCACTACTACCACATCACCCTGGCTTTTCTCACTGCTTTTCTGTTTGCCACCCATTTACCCGAGCGCCTGGCACCCGGAAGCTTCGACTTCATAG GTCACAGCCATCAGCTTTTCCATGTGTGCGCCATCCTCGGCACCCACTTCCAGATGCAGGCCATGGAGCAGGACATGACGATACGCCGTTCCTGGCTCGTGGAAAACTCAATCCCCATCACATTTGCCAACTCAGTGGGTCCGGCGCTGCTTTGTGTGGTGTTGAATTTGGTTGTCATCTTCCTCTACAGCCTACCTCTCCTCTTGGGCCCAGTCTGCAAAGACAAGAAGTACAGTAGAGGACCAAAGAAAGACAAACTCTGCCCCCACAGCTGA